In a genomic window of Streptomyces sp. NBC_01231:
- a CDS encoding pyridoxamine 5'-phosphate oxidase family protein, with product MQGTSQPTTPAAYTPTDRTVPTRSPDRASYDADVVHAILDEGYVCHLGFVRGGAPVVLPTLYARVGERLYVHGSTGSRPLRMTGQADPGLPVCLTVTHVDALILARSAFHHSINYRSVVVHGVAHDVTDPEEKRAVLNALVDHVVPGRAADSRPANKKELAATAVIRLDLNEVSAKLRTGGVNDEPEDLTLPHWAGVVPLRKGYDTPVADADLAPGTELPDYLG from the coding sequence ATGCAGGGGACCTCGCAGCCGACGACACCCGCCGCCTACACCCCCACCGACCGCACCGTCCCCACCCGCTCCCCCGACCGGGCCTCGTACGACGCGGACGTCGTGCACGCGATACTCGACGAGGGTTACGTCTGCCACCTCGGCTTCGTCCGCGGCGGCGCGCCGGTCGTCCTGCCCACGCTGTACGCCCGGGTCGGCGAGCGGCTCTATGTGCACGGCTCGACGGGCTCGCGCCCGCTGCGGATGACGGGACAGGCCGACCCGGGCCTGCCGGTGTGTCTGACCGTCACCCACGTCGACGCGCTGATCCTGGCACGCTCGGCCTTCCACCACTCGATCAACTACCGCTCCGTGGTGGTGCACGGCGTCGCCCACGACGTGACGGACCCCGAGGAGAAGCGGGCCGTCCTGAACGCGCTCGTCGACCACGTCGTCCCCGGCCGGGCCGCCGACTCCCGGCCCGCCAACAAGAAGGAGCTGGCCGCCACCGCGGTGATCCGCCTCGACCTGAACGAGGTCTCCGCCAAGCTGCGCACGGGCGGTGTCAACGACGAACCCGAGGACCTGACCCTCCCCCACTGGGCCGGCGTCGTCCCGCTGCGCAAGGGCTACGACACTCCGGTCGCGGACGCCGACCTGGCCCCCGGCACCGAACTCCCGGACTATTTGGGGTGA
- a CDS encoding EamA family transporter, with product MSNATVGLPIGRGLSYLLVAGVAWGTAGAAGSLAYRASDIGPVALSFWRCAAGLVLLAAARLLRPRARADVAEPRGRRALRAGATGVGLAVFQTAYFAAVAATGLAVATVVTLGAGPVLSALGARLTLGERLGRGGIVAVAGALAGLGVLTLGGGGATVRPWGVLLGLLSAAGCCVMTLLTRRWGRDGRVDAASTSVAAFAVTSLCLLPFALAEGLVPHTADLGRLLWLLAYLAAVPTALAYALYFAAAAVVRPAIVAVIMLLEPVSAAVLAVALLGERLTPATLAGTLLMLGSVAGLAMAETRGGAETRGATEEEAALT from the coding sequence GTGTCGAATGCCACCGTCGGCCTGCCCATCGGGCGAGGCCTTTCCTATCTGCTCGTCGCCGGTGTCGCCTGGGGCACCGCGGGCGCGGCCGGCTCCCTGGCCTATCGGGCCAGCGACATCGGTCCGGTCGCCCTGTCCTTCTGGCGCTGCGCGGCCGGGCTCGTGCTGCTGGCCGCCGCCCGCCTGCTGCGTCCGCGTGCCCGGGCCGACGTGGCCGAACCCAGGGGACGCAGGGCGCTCCGGGCCGGCGCCACGGGTGTCGGACTTGCCGTGTTCCAGACGGCCTACTTCGCGGCCGTCGCCGCCACCGGGCTCGCCGTTGCCACCGTCGTCACTCTCGGCGCGGGGCCTGTCCTCAGCGCACTTGGTGCCCGCCTGACTCTGGGGGAGCGGCTCGGACGGGGCGGGATCGTCGCCGTCGCCGGGGCGCTCGCCGGACTCGGGGTGCTGACCCTCGGCGGCGGGGGCGCGACCGTACGGCCGTGGGGTGTCCTGCTGGGGCTGCTGTCGGCGGCCGGGTGCTGTGTGATGACCTTGCTCACCCGTCGGTGGGGTCGCGACGGGCGGGTGGACGCGGCCAGTACGTCCGTGGCGGCGTTCGCCGTCACCAGCCTGTGCCTGCTGCCGTTCGCTCTGGCCGAGGGCCTGGTGCCGCACACCGCCGACCTCGGCCGGCTGCTGTGGCTGCTGGCGTACCTCGCGGCCGTTCCCACGGCTCTCGCCTACGCCCTCTACTTCGCTGCCGCCGCCGTCGTCCGGCCCGCCATCGTGGCCGTGATCATGCTGCTGGAGCCGGTGAGCGCGGCGGTGCTGGCCGTGGCCCTGCTGGGGGAGCGACTCACCCCCGCGACCCTCGCCGGCACCCTGCTGATGCTCGGCTCGGTCGCGGGGCTCGCGATGGCGGAGACACGGGGCGGAGCGGAGACACGGGGCGCGACGGAGGAGGAGGCCGCGCTCACCTGA
- a CDS encoding EamA family transporter: MPVHTSGSSQGHRGRGVGLGLAVASALAFGGSGVAAKPLIEAGLDPLHVVWLRVAGAALLMLPVAVRHRALPRRRPALLAGFGLLAVAGVQACYFAALSRIPVGVALLVEYLAPALVLGWVRVVQRRPVTRAAVLGVVLAVGGLACVVEVWSGLSFDALGLLFALGAACCQVGYFVLSDQGSDSGDQAPDPLGVIAYGLLVGTAVLTVVARPWTMDWSVLARTTDMDGTPVAAGVLLGWIVLVATVLAYVTGVLSVRRLSPQVAGVVACLEAVVATVLAWILLGEHLSAPQIVGGAVVLAGAFIAQSSAPAKNSAEPVAGGGGEKEWSARGTAA, translated from the coding sequence GTGCCGGTGCACACGTCTGGGAGCAGTCAGGGCCACCGAGGCCGGGGCGTCGGTCTCGGTCTCGCGGTGGCGTCCGCCCTCGCCTTCGGCGGATCCGGAGTCGCGGCCAAACCGTTGATCGAAGCGGGGCTCGACCCGCTCCACGTGGTGTGGCTGCGGGTGGCGGGCGCCGCTCTGCTGATGCTGCCGGTCGCCGTCCGCCACCGCGCGCTGCCGCGTCGCCGTCCCGCCCTGCTCGCAGGGTTCGGTCTGCTCGCCGTGGCCGGTGTCCAGGCCTGCTATTTCGCCGCGCTGTCCCGGATCCCCGTCGGGGTCGCGCTGCTGGTCGAGTACCTCGCGCCGGCGCTCGTGCTCGGCTGGGTGCGGGTCGTGCAGCGGCGTCCGGTGACGCGGGCCGCCGTGCTCGGGGTGGTCCTCGCGGTCGGCGGGCTCGCCTGTGTCGTCGAGGTCTGGTCCGGCCTGAGCTTCGACGCCCTCGGCCTGCTGTTCGCGCTCGGGGCCGCATGTTGCCAGGTCGGTTACTTCGTGCTGTCCGACCAGGGCAGCGATTCCGGCGACCAGGCACCCGACCCGCTCGGGGTCATCGCGTACGGCCTCCTCGTCGGCACCGCCGTGCTGACCGTCGTCGCGCGCCCCTGGACCATGGACTGGTCCGTCCTCGCGCGCACCACGGACATGGACGGCACCCCGGTCGCGGCCGGTGTGCTGCTGGGCTGGATCGTGCTCGTCGCCACGGTCCTCGCGTACGTCACCGGGGTGTTGTCGGTGCGCCGGCTCTCTCCGCAGGTCGCCGGCGTCGTGGCCTGCCTCGAAGCGGTCGTCGCGACCGTGCTCGCCTGGATCCTGCTCGGTGAGCACCTCTCGGCGCCGCAGATCGTCGGTGGCGCGGTCGTGCTGGCCGGCGCGTTCATCGCGCAGTCGTCAGCGCCCGCCAAGAACTCCGCCGAACCGGTGGCCGGCGGTGGCGGCGAAAAGGAATGGTCGGCCCGCGGGACCGCGGCCTAG
- a CDS encoding peptidase, whose translation MQPRIPRLSAHELDSRPRAHPDDDVRLSAELAAVVSGARRRAVRCGDRQIDTAHLLHSLLESDPEVRSVFDGEPRLARLMGYLVQRSIGYGLRWQGSVEDSGAVPVVTRADGYSPLAGRAMEYACVLAGRRGGPALGVDLLAAILVDPQARAVEVLNRAGIEAYGVFLRVDSRLRRTL comes from the coding sequence GTGCAACCCCGTATCCCCCGGCTGTCGGCCCACGAGCTCGACAGCCGGCCCCGGGCCCACCCGGACGACGACGTCAGACTCAGTGCCGAGCTGGCGGCGGTGGTCTCCGGCGCCCGCCGGAGGGCGGTCAGGTGCGGGGACCGGCAGATCGACACCGCCCATCTGCTGCACTCGCTCCTGGAGTCGGACCCCGAGGTGCGGTCCGTCTTCGACGGTGAACCGCGGCTCGCCCGCCTGATGGGCTACCTCGTGCAGCGCAGCATCGGCTACGGGCTGCGCTGGCAGGGCAGCGTCGAGGACTCCGGTGCCGTACCCGTGGTGACCCGCGCGGACGGCTACTCGCCGCTGGCCGGCCGAGCTATGGAGTACGCCTGTGTGCTGGCCGGCCGCCGCGGGGGCCCCGCCCTCGGTGTCGACCTGCTCGCCGCGATCCTCGTCGACCCGCAGGCGCGGGCCGTCGAGGTGCTGAACCGTGCCGGGATCGAGGCGTACGGAGTGTTCCTCCGGGTCGACAGTCGCTTACGGCGGACCCTCTGA
- a CDS encoding SRPBCC family protein, translating to MAEVSAEARIEAPAERVWARLTDWSAYGEWNATHTSFPKGGPETLAVGGTFEENMKLMGFPAEIEWTIKELEPARLFAVRGKGPMAVTVANRYTLTPEGDATTVRIDGEFTGAAVSLMAGKLKDSATAALNESLRKLAGLVT from the coding sequence ATGGCCGAAGTCAGCGCGGAGGCACGTATCGAGGCACCTGCGGAGAGGGTCTGGGCCCGGCTGACCGACTGGTCCGCGTACGGCGAGTGGAACGCGACCCACACCAGCTTCCCCAAGGGCGGCCCGGAGACCCTCGCCGTGGGCGGAACGTTCGAGGAGAACATGAAGCTCATGGGGTTCCCGGCCGAGATCGAGTGGACCATCAAGGAACTGGAGCCTGCCCGGCTGTTCGCCGTCCGCGGCAAGGGACCGATGGCGGTGACCGTGGCCAACCGCTACACCCTGACCCCCGAGGGCGACGCCACCACCGTGCGCATCGACGGCGAGTTCACCGGTGCCGCGGTCTCACTGATGGCGGGCAAGCTCAAGGACTCGGCCACGGCCGCCCTGAACGAGTCGTTGCGCAAGCTGGCAGGCCTGGTGACCTGA
- a CDS encoding PadR family transcriptional regulator: MRTHGYERGHGRRQDGPGRRGRDDFDGRRAAFGPFGPGGPGGPGFGGPGFGPGPWGHRGRGGPRGRARRGDVRASILALLRDRPMHGYEMIQEIAERSGGAWKPSPGSVYPTLQLLEDEGLIVSESEGGKKLFALTDAGRTAADEGPDAPWEEASRGVDWEALGEIRQAGFGLMEAFGQVWKTGSKEQREKALAVINESRKKLYLILADED; this comes from the coding sequence ATGCGTACCCACGGATACGAGCGTGGACATGGACGTCGACAGGATGGTCCGGGCCGCCGTGGCCGGGACGACTTCGACGGGCGGCGGGCGGCTTTCGGGCCCTTCGGGCCGGGTGGCCCGGGTGGCCCCGGCTTCGGCGGCCCGGGCTTCGGACCGGGCCCCTGGGGCCACAGGGGTCGGGGCGGACCGAGGGGGAGGGCGCGGCGCGGTGATGTGCGCGCGTCGATCCTCGCCCTGCTGAGGGACCGGCCGATGCACGGTTACGAGATGATCCAGGAGATCGCCGAACGCAGCGGCGGGGCGTGGAAGCCCAGCCCGGGATCGGTGTACCCCACCCTTCAGTTGCTGGAGGACGAGGGGCTGATCGTCAGCGAGTCGGAGGGCGGCAAGAAGCTGTTCGCCCTCACCGACGCCGGTCGCACCGCGGCCGACGAGGGACCCGACGCGCCCTGGGAGGAAGCCTCCCGCGGCGTCGACTGGGAAGCGCTCGGTGAGATCCGTCAGGCCGGCTTCGGTCTGATGGAGGCCTTCGGGCAGGTCTGGAAAACGGGCAGCAAGGAGCAGCGCGAGAAGGCGCTCGCCGTCATCAACGAGTCCCGCAAGAAGCTGTATCTGATCCTCGCCGACGAGGACTGA
- a CDS encoding PhzF family phenazine biosynthesis protein, translated as MRIRIVDAFTDRPFTGNPAGVMLLDTFPDDDRLQQVALEVNHAETAFAHRLPEDGPAGWALRWFTPAAEVDMCGHATLATAHVLHTTGAHEGPVRFATRSGVLIATPREDGSITMDFPTAPLTRVELPDKVAEALGTEPLAAFDTGPTIGDLLVEVADEETVHALRPDIRSLGALSERGVIATARAEDPARGYDFVSRCFFPNLGVDEDPVTGSAHTALAPYWSERLGRAELTGLQASPRSGRVHTELRGERTLLSGHAVTVIEGDLLA; from the coding sequence ATGCGCATCCGAATCGTCGACGCCTTCACCGACCGCCCCTTCACCGGCAACCCGGCCGGGGTCATGCTCCTCGACACCTTCCCGGACGACGACCGGCTTCAGCAGGTGGCCCTGGAGGTCAATCACGCCGAGACCGCGTTCGCCCACCGACTGCCCGAGGACGGCCCGGCCGGCTGGGCGCTGCGCTGGTTCACCCCGGCGGCAGAGGTCGACATGTGCGGCCATGCCACGCTCGCCACGGCCCACGTCCTGCACACCACCGGCGCCCACGAGGGTCCGGTGCGGTTCGCCACCCGCAGTGGCGTCCTGATCGCCACGCCTCGCGAGGACGGCTCGATCACCATGGACTTCCCGACGGCGCCGCTCACCCGCGTAGAGCTCCCGGACAAAGTGGCCGAGGCCCTCGGCACCGAGCCACTCGCCGCCTTCGACACCGGCCCCACCATCGGGGACCTGCTGGTCGAGGTCGCCGACGAGGAGACGGTCCACGCCCTGAGGCCGGACATCAGGTCACTGGGTGCTCTCTCCGAGCGCGGCGTCATCGCCACCGCCCGTGCCGAAGACCCCGCCCGGGGCTACGACTTCGTCTCCCGCTGTTTCTTCCCGAACCTCGGCGTCGACGAGGACCCCGTCACCGGAAGCGCCCACACCGCCCTCGCCCCGTACTGGTCCGAGCGCCTCGGCCGCGCCGAACTCACCGGCCTGCAGGCCTCTCCCCGCTCCGGCCGCGTCCACACCGAACTGCGCGGCGAGCGCACACTGCTGAGCGGCCACGCGGTCACCGTCATCGAGGGGGACCTGCTCGCCTGA
- a CDS encoding CPBP family intramembrane metalloprotease: MQSEAGPVADSFPPERLSRRIFRDETLLVLGLSLGASGVSALISFVGSVTKPGGLKDQAATLNASAAPGRPWLDLAWQLFGIASALVPVALVAHLLLREGHGLRTLGFDRTRPWPDLGRGAAVAAVIGGSGIAFYLTARGLGFNLTVVPEALPDVWWKYPVLILSAMQNAILEEVIVVGYLLRRLGQLGWTPGTALVASSVLRGSYHLYQGIGGFIGNMVMGVVFVYLYRRWGRVGPLVVAHSLLDIGAFVGYALLAGKVGWLPTG, from the coding sequence GTGCAGTCGGAGGCGGGCCCGGTGGCCGATTCTTTTCCCCCGGAGCGGCTCTCACGACGGATCTTCCGCGATGAGACCCTGCTCGTTCTGGGGCTCTCGCTCGGTGCGAGTGGTGTGTCCGCCCTGATCAGCTTTGTCGGATCGGTCACCAAACCGGGGGGTCTGAAGGACCAGGCGGCCACCCTCAACGCCTCGGCCGCGCCGGGCCGCCCCTGGCTCGATCTCGCCTGGCAGTTGTTCGGGATCGCCTCGGCACTGGTGCCCGTGGCGCTGGTCGCGCACTTGCTGCTGCGCGAGGGGCATGGCCTCAGGACCCTCGGCTTCGACCGTACGCGGCCATGGCCGGACCTGGGCCGAGGGGCCGCGGTCGCGGCGGTGATCGGCGGTAGCGGGATCGCCTTCTACCTGACCGCGCGCGGTCTCGGCTTCAACCTCACGGTGGTGCCGGAGGCGCTGCCCGACGTGTGGTGGAAGTACCCGGTGCTGATCCTGTCGGCGATGCAGAACGCGATCCTCGAAGAGGTCATCGTCGTCGGCTATCTCCTGCGCCGCCTGGGCCAGTTGGGCTGGACGCCGGGCACGGCCCTGGTGGCCAGTTCCGTGCTCCGCGGCTCCTACCACCTCTACCAGGGCATCGGCGGCTTCATCGGCAACATGGTGATGGGCGTGGTGTTCGTGTACCTGTACCGCCGCTGGGGCCGGGTGGGCCCACTGGTGGTGGCGCACTCCCTGCTCGACATCGGCGCGTTCGTCGGCTACGCCCTGCTGGCCGGGAAAGTGGGCTGGCTGCCGACGGGGTGA
- a CDS encoding glutamate-cysteine ligase family protein translates to MGEKVVAGQFDLSDRQRYRDKLRQCLTGLERLLAEKRFDRPKNLMGLEIELNLTGSDGMPKMLNAQVLERIASRDFQTELAMFNLEVNIAPHRLSGRVFDQLAEELRTSLAYADRKAGELDAGIVMIGILPTLDRDDLVSSNLSDVDRYALLNDQIVAARGEDFTLDIDGVERLTCTSKSIAPEAACTSVQLHLQVTPDRFADVWNAAQAVAAAQIAVGANSPFLFGRELWCESRPPLFQQSTDTRPPELQAQGVRPRTWFGERWISSAYDLFEENLRYYPALLPICDEEDPLAVLDGGGVPKLAELVLHNGTVYRWNRPVYGIADGVPHLRVENRVLPAGPTITDVIANAAFYYGVVRALAEESRPVWTRLPFEDAAANFDAACRHGIDARFTWPRRGRYGGTAEIDAVSLVRDELLPLAEAGLEAWGVEPADRDLYLGVIEERCRRRVNGASWQSATFHRAMEGGLSREAALAATTRRYRELMHEGEPVHAWPVGLPEPAPLG, encoded by the coding sequence ATGGGGGAGAAGGTCGTGGCAGGCCAGTTCGACCTGTCCGATCGCCAGCGCTACCGCGACAAGCTCCGTCAGTGTCTGACGGGACTCGAGCGACTCCTGGCCGAGAAGCGGTTCGATCGCCCGAAGAACCTCATGGGGCTCGAGATCGAATTGAATCTCACCGGTTCGGACGGCATGCCGAAAATGCTCAACGCGCAGGTGCTCGAACGTATCGCAAGTCGAGATTTCCAAACAGAACTCGCCATGTTCAACCTGGAAGTCAACATTGCCCCACACCGTTTGAGCGGGCGGGTATTCGACCAGCTCGCCGAAGAGCTCCGAACTTCTCTGGCATATGCCGATCGAAAAGCGGGCGAGCTCGACGCGGGAATCGTGATGATCGGCATTCTGCCGACTCTGGACCGGGACGACCTGGTCTCCTCCAACCTCTCCGACGTCGACCGCTACGCCCTGCTCAACGATCAGATCGTGGCCGCCCGCGGTGAGGACTTCACCCTCGACATCGACGGCGTGGAGCGTCTGACCTGCACCTCGAAGTCCATCGCACCCGAAGCCGCCTGCACCTCCGTACAGCTCCACCTCCAGGTCACCCCGGATCGCTTCGCCGACGTGTGGAACGCCGCCCAGGCCGTCGCCGCCGCGCAGATCGCCGTGGGCGCCAACTCGCCGTTCCTGTTCGGCCGCGAACTGTGGTGCGAGTCCCGCCCCCCGCTGTTCCAGCAGTCCACCGACACCCGCCCGCCCGAACTCCAGGCCCAGGGCGTGCGCCCGCGCACCTGGTTCGGTGAGCGATGGATCTCCTCCGCCTACGACCTCTTCGAGGAGAACCTGCGCTACTACCCGGCCCTGCTGCCGATCTGCGACGAGGAGGACCCGCTCGCCGTCCTCGACGGGGGCGGTGTCCCGAAACTCGCCGAGCTCGTCCTGCACAACGGCACCGTCTACCGCTGGAACCGCCCGGTCTACGGCATCGCCGACGGGGTCCCGCACCTGCGCGTCGAGAACCGCGTGCTGCCCGCCGGCCCCACGATCACCGACGTCATCGCCAACGCGGCCTTCTACTACGGCGTGGTCCGCGCCCTCGCCGAGGAGTCCCGGCCGGTGTGGACCAGGCTGCCGTTCGAGGACGCCGCCGCCAACTTCGACGCCGCGTGCCGGCACGGCATCGATGCCCGCTTCACGTGGCCCAGGCGCGGCCGCTACGGCGGTACGGCGGAGATCGACGCGGTGAGCCTCGTACGCGACGAACTGCTGCCGCTCGCCGAGGCCGGGCTGGAGGCGTGGGGGGTCGAACCCGCCGACCGCGACCTGTATCTCGGGGTGATCGAGGAGCGGTGCCGGCGCCGGGTGAACGGCGCGTCCTGGCAGTCCGCGACCTTCCACCGGGCCATGGAGGGCGGGCTGTCGAGGGAGGCGGCGCTGGCCGCCACGACCCGCCGGTACCGTGAGCTGATGCACGAAGGTGAGCCGGTGCACGCCTGGCCGGTGGGACTGCCGGAGCCGGCGCCGCTGGGCTGA
- a CDS encoding DUF5999 family protein, translating to MNDASSRETDTTSISSVTTERKIPSMCQHQPPCPTADSADRESARLAAHHPEQGWSLLCNGVLLFEDTGELLPDGRVIAPHRPLAGQVLKVA from the coding sequence ATGAACGACGCTTCAAGCCGCGAGACTGACACCACGTCCATCTCATCCGTCACGACAGAGCGAAAGATCCCATCAATGTGCCAGCACCAGCCACCGTGCCCGACAGCCGACTCCGCCGACCGGGAATCCGCCCGCCTTGCGGCGCACCACCCGGAACAGGGATGGAGCCTGCTGTGCAACGGCGTCCTGCTCTTCGAGGACACCGGTGAGCTCCTGCCGGACGGCCGGGTCATCGCCCCGCACCGTCCGCTGGCCGGCCAGGTACTGAAAGTCGCCTGA
- a CDS encoding LacI family DNA-binding transcriptional regulator has translation MAAGEADAETAPPARGKVTITEIARQAGVSVPTVSRVVNGRSDVSPSTRARVEDLLQRHGYRRRPAAPGTRAALLDLVFNDLDSPWAVEIIRGVEEAAHAAGVGTVVSAIHGRTGDAREWLRNLRARASDGVILVTSALEPVLHEELRILGVPLVVVDPAGSPALDVPTVGAANWSGGMAATEHLLSLGHRRIGLISGPPRLLCSRARFDGYRAALEAAGLVVDDSLVVPGDFRPESGFTGCNALLDLSEPPTAVFAASDQMALGAIEALRRRGFRVPEDMSVVGFDDLPEVRWSAPPLTTVRQPLADMGKLAVRTVLRMTRDEQPDSPRVELGTELVVRASTAPLTGA, from the coding sequence GTGGCAGCAGGGGAGGCCGACGCGGAGACGGCGCCGCCGGCGCGGGGCAAGGTCACGATCACGGAGATCGCCCGGCAGGCCGGGGTCTCGGTGCCGACCGTGTCGCGGGTGGTGAACGGCCGGTCCGACGTCTCGCCGTCGACCCGGGCCCGGGTCGAGGACCTGCTGCAACGGCACGGCTACCGCAGGCGCCCCGCCGCCCCCGGCACCCGGGCCGCCCTGCTCGACCTCGTCTTCAACGACCTCGACTCCCCGTGGGCGGTGGAGATCATCCGGGGCGTCGAGGAGGCCGCCCACGCGGCCGGCGTGGGCACCGTGGTGTCCGCGATCCACGGGCGCACCGGCGACGCACGGGAGTGGCTGCGCAATCTGCGGGCCCGCGCCTCCGACGGCGTCATCCTGGTCACCTCGGCGCTGGAGCCGGTGCTGCACGAGGAACTGCGCATCCTCGGCGTCCCGCTGGTGGTCGTCGACCCGGCGGGTTCCCCCGCCCTCGACGTGCCGACCGTGGGCGCCGCCAACTGGTCGGGCGGCATGGCGGCCACCGAGCACCTGTTGTCGCTGGGGCACCGCAGGATCGGCCTGATCTCCGGCCCGCCCCGGCTGCTGTGCTCCCGGGCCCGCTTCGACGGCTACCGCGCGGCGCTGGAGGCCGCGGGCCTCGTGGTGGACGACTCCCTCGTCGTGCCCGGCGACTTCCGTCCGGAATCCGGGTTCACCGGCTGCAACGCGCTGCTGGACCTGTCCGAGCCGCCGACCGCGGTGTTCGCGGCCAGCGACCAGATGGCCCTCGGCGCGATCGAGGCGCTGCGTCGGCGGGGGTTCAGGGTGCCGGAGGACATGAGTGTGGTCGGTTTCGACGATCTTCCGGAAGTCCGGTGGTCGGCACCGCCGCTGACCACCGTGCGCCAGCCTCTCGCCGACATGGGCAAGCTGGCTGTCCGTACGGTGCTGCGGATGACCCGCGACGAACAGCCGGATTCACCGAGGGTGGAGCTCGGCACCGAGCTGGTGGTCAGGGCCAGCACGGCACCGTTGACCGGGGCGTAG
- a CDS encoding endo-1,4-beta-xylanase, protein MRSTTTRSRTRLRLAGSLAALLVAAGIATGPAAQAGEQHGRQHAQQPTLAELAQRHGRYFGSATDNPELTDEPYKAVLGSEFDMITPGNGMKWYATEPQQGVFDWSKGDEIVNLARANHQRVRGHTLVWHSQLPGWLTDRTWTAPELRAVLKKHIQTEVRHYRGKIYAWDVVNEAFNEDGTYRETVFYNTLGPGYIADALRWAHQADPKAKLYLNDYNIEAIGPKSDAYYKLAQELKAQGVPLDGIGLQAHLALQYGYPTTLEDNLRRFSRLRLDTALTEVDIRMYVPADEAKLATQAEWYRDMTEDCLAVRRCVGITLWDYTDKYSWIPAFFEGQGAALPWDEQLAPKPAYFAIRKALK, encoded by the coding sequence ATGCGCAGTACGACCACTCGCTCCCGCACCCGACTCAGACTCGCCGGTTCCCTCGCGGCCCTCCTGGTCGCGGCGGGGATCGCCACCGGCCCGGCGGCCCAGGCCGGCGAACAGCACGGCAGGCAGCACGCCCAGCAGCCGACCCTCGCCGAGCTCGCCCAGCGCCACGGCCGCTACTTCGGCAGCGCCACCGACAACCCCGAACTCACCGACGAGCCGTACAAGGCCGTCCTCGGCAGCGAGTTCGACATGATCACGCCCGGCAACGGCATGAAGTGGTACGCCACCGAACCACAGCAAGGCGTCTTCGACTGGTCCAAGGGCGACGAGATCGTGAACCTCGCCCGCGCCAACCACCAGCGGGTGCGCGGCCACACCCTGGTCTGGCACAGCCAGCTGCCCGGCTGGCTCACCGACCGCACCTGGACGGCGCCCGAGCTGAGGGCCGTCCTGAAGAAACACATCCAGACGGAGGTCCGCCACTACCGGGGCAAGATCTACGCCTGGGACGTGGTCAACGAGGCGTTCAACGAGGACGGCACCTACCGCGAGACCGTCTTCTACAACACGCTCGGCCCCGGCTACATCGCCGACGCCCTGCGCTGGGCCCACCAGGCGGACCCGAAGGCCAAGCTCTACCTCAACGACTACAACATCGAGGCGATCGGCCCGAAGAGCGACGCCTACTACAAGCTCGCCCAGGAACTGAAGGCCCAGGGCGTCCCGCTCGACGGCATCGGCCTCCAGGCGCACCTCGCCCTCCAGTACGGGTATCCCACCACCCTGGAGGACAACCTCCGCCGCTTCTCACGGCTCCGTCTGGACACCGCGCTCACCGAGGTCGACATCCGCATGTACGTGCCCGCGGACGAGGCGAAGCTGGCCACGCAGGCCGAGTGGTACCGGGACATGACCGAGGACTGTCTCGCGGTGCGCCGCTGCGTGGGAATCACGCTGTGGGACTACACGGACAAGTACTCGTGGATCCCGGCGTTCTTCGAGGGCCAGGGCGCGGCGCTGCCGTGGGACGAGCAACTGGCGCCGAAACCGGCGTACTTCGCGATCCGCAAGGCGCTGAAGTAG
- a CDS encoding carbohydrate ABC transporter permease, translated as MAVPLLYAIISGFKSTDQLSRNPIGLPDPWVTSNYTGILGSGSFWQLVGSSTLIAIGTTVIVVAVSALAAFSFARFAFRGRELLFTLFTMGLMFPFAVAALPLFLLLRSLGLLDNPLGVILPQAAFGLPMTIIILRGFFRQIPGELEEAATLDGCSPFGFFWRILLPMARPALGTVSVLAVVASWNNFFLPLLVFTDSTWWTIPIGVQQFQGQYSADYAKVFAYLVLAMVPALAFYSVAERQLVGGLAAGATKG; from the coding sequence ATGGCCGTACCGCTGCTCTACGCGATCATCTCCGGCTTCAAGTCCACCGACCAGCTCTCCCGCAACCCGATCGGGCTGCCCGACCCGTGGGTGACCTCCAACTACACCGGCATCCTCGGCTCGGGCTCGTTCTGGCAGCTGGTCGGCAGCAGCACGCTCATCGCGATCGGGACGACCGTCATCGTCGTCGCGGTCTCCGCGCTCGCCGCCTTCTCCTTCGCCCGGTTCGCCTTCCGCGGACGGGAGCTGCTGTTCACGCTGTTCACGATGGGGCTGATGTTCCCCTTCGCGGTGGCGGCCCTGCCGCTGTTCCTGCTGCTGCGCTCCCTGGGCCTGCTGGACAACCCGCTGGGCGTGATCCTGCCGCAGGCCGCGTTCGGGCTGCCGATGACGATCATCATCCTGCGCGGGTTCTTCCGGCAGATCCCCGGCGAGCTGGAGGAGGCGGCCACGCTCGACGGGTGCAGCCCGTTCGGGTTCTTCTGGCGGATCCTGCTGCCCATGGCCCGGCCCGCGCTCGGCACCGTCTCGGTCCTCGCCGTGGTCGCCAGCTGGAACAACTTCTTCCTGCCGCTGCTGGTGTTCACCGACTCCACATGGTGGACCATCCCGATCGGCGTGCAGCAGTTCCAGGGGCAGTACTCCGCGGACTACGCCAAGGTCTTCGCCTACCTGGTGCTGGCCATGGTCCCCGCACTCGCCTTCTACTCGGTCGCCGAGCGCCAGCTCGTCGGCGGACTCGCCGCGGGCGCCACGAAGGGATGA